Within Bradymonas sediminis, the genomic segment GGGAATCTCACCCAGGTCGTTGCGATTGGGCCCAGGAATCAACGCTTTTTTGATGCCCGCGCGGTGCGCGGCCAGCAACTTCTCTTTGAGCCCGCCCACAGCGAGCACACGCCCGCGCAGCGTAATCTCCCCGGTCATGGCGACGTCGCGGCGCACCGGAATGCCACAAAGGGCACTGACAAGGCTGGTCGCCATCGTAACGCCGGCCGAGGGACCATCTTTGGGCAGCGCAGCCTCGGGGAAATGCACATGCATATCGACGCGGGTGTGGAAGTCCGGGCGCAACCCCAGGTTCTCGGCGCGGGTGCGCACATAGGTGATCGCCGCGCGCGCCGACTCCTGCATCACATCGCCGAGCTTGCCGGTGATCGAGACCTTGCCGCTGCCGGCCATCACGGTCGCCTCCGCGTGCAGCATCACGCCGCCAAATTGGGTCCAGGCCATGCCGTTGGTCAGCCCGACCTCGTCGCTCTGCTCCAACTCCCGTTTGCGAAAGCGCGGCGCCCCGAGATAATCCTCCAGGTGCTGCGGCCCAATATGATAGCTGCTCTCGTCGCCGCCCGAGACCACCTTGCGCGCGACCTTTCGAAAGATCGAGCCGAGCTTCTGCTCGAGGTTTCGAACGCCCGCCTCCCGGGTATAATCCTCAATCACCCGAATCACCGCCGGGTCGTCCAGGGTCACATCGACCTGGGAGATGCCGTTATTCTCCTGCTGCTTATTGATCAGATAGCGCCGGGCGATCTGGACCTTTTCGCGGTCGGTATACCCGGCCAATTCGATGATCTCCATGCGGTCGCGCAGCGGCGCAGGGATGCTGCTCAAATCGTTGGCAGTGCAGATAAACATGACCCGCGAGAGGTCGTAATCGAGGTCCAGATAGTGGTCCGAGAAGGTCGCGTTCTGCTCCGGGTCGAGCACCTCGAGCAACGCGGCCGACGGGTCGCCGCGGAAGTCGGTCGACATCTTGTCGATCTCGTCGAGCAAGAAGACCGGGTTGGAGGAGCCCGCGCGCTTCAGCGATTGAATCAACTTTCCGGGCATCGACCCGACATAGGTGCGCCGGTGCCCACGAATCTCGGCCTCGTCGCGCACGCCGCCGAGGCTCAGGCGCACAAAATTTCGCCCCGTCGCCCGCGCGATGGAGCGCCCAAGCGAGGTCTTACCGACGCCGGGGGGCCCGACCAGGCACAGAATCGGCCCGCGCGGCGTGTCGACCAGCGCCTGGACGGCGAGGTGCTCGAGGATGCGCTCCTTGGGCTTCTCCATGCCGAAATGGTCCGAGTCAAGGATCGCCTCGGCCTCTTCGACGTCGATACGGTCCTCGGTCATCTCGCCCCAGGGTAAGGCGAGCACCCAGTCGATATAATTTCGCACGACGGTCGCCTCGGCGCTCATCGGGCCCATCAACTTTAGCTTCGCCATCTCCTTATCGAGGCGCTCGCGCGCTTCCTCCGGGAGCTCTTTCTCGGCGATGCGGGTCTCCAACTCCTCAAACTCATCGTCGAATTGCGTCTTCTTATTGCTCCAGGACTTGCGCGACCCGCCGTCTTTGGACTTATCGTAGAAGTCGCGCTGCGAGCGCTCCATCTGCTTTTTGACCCGACGGCGAATATCCTCGTCGGCCTTCTGGCTCTCCTGCTCGGCCTTCATCAAAATGTCGAGCTTCTCAAGGCGCTCCAGCGGGTCGAAGGCCTCCAGGATCTCCTGCTTCTCGGCGAGCTTCAGCGAGATATGGGCCACCACAAGGTCGGCGAGCTTGCCCGGGTCGCTCACTCGCGCGACGTGCGAGAGCATCTCCGGGGGGACGCGTTTATTAATCTGCACATAGCGCTCAAACCCTGCGCGCACCCGCGCGATGAGCCGGTCGATCTCAAGCTGGGCGTCACTCGAGGTCTGGCTCGCGCTGACGTCCTGAACCTCGCGCACGTCCACCTCAAAATACGGCTCGTCCTTGGCGAACGAGGCGATCTTCATGCGACGCCGCCCCTCCACGAGCACCCGCACGGTGCCGTCGGGCAGCCGCAGCAATTGCACGATGCGCCCGACGGTTCCCACGGCGTAAATATCGTCCTGGGTGGGGTTATTCGTCTTGGATTTAATCTGGGCGGCCAGGGCGATGTCTTTGTCGGCGTTCATCGCCTCTTCGAGCGCCTGGATGCTCTTATCTCGCCCAACAAAGAGGCGCACCACTCGCCCCGGAAAGACGATGATATCTCGCAGCGGCAGCAACGGAAGACGGCGAATCGCGGTATCCGCGGAGTTATTCGAATCTTGAGAAGACGACATGATTTCCTCGATTCATCGGGCGGAGCAGTCCAGGACGCCAAAATTTCCAGGGGCGGCGCTGCCCACGGCGTGGGGTGACCTTCCTCCAAAAATTATTGTGGGTGCTGGGCCGAGTGGGTTCAAAAAGACAGGTGCGAAAATCGGCAGGCAAGGCGCGATTTTATCAACTCTAGTGATAACGCGGCGGGCGCCATGTAGCAAAGAAATTGCTGAATTCGGCACAAAAAAGCCGGGATATCGATGATATCCCGGCTGGCAATCACTTCACTGGACTCAGGCGCTCTCGGCCTTGGGCTCGACAAAGTCGAGGGTGGCGCTGTCGGCCTGCTCGACCATCTCCTTGGTGATGGTGATCTCGTCGAAGTCCTCGCGGCCCGGCACCTCGTACATCAACTCGAGCATCACGCGCTCCAGAATCGTGCGCAACCCGCGGGCGCCGGTCTTATGACCCAGCGCCTTTTTGGCCACCGCGCGCAGCGCGTCGTCCTCGAATCTGACGTTCACGCCGTCGATGCGGAAGAGCTTGCGGTACTGCTTCACCAGCGCGTTCTTGGGCTGGGTGAGGATCTGCATCAACGCGTCCTCGTCGAGCTCGTCGAGGGTAGCGATGACCGGTAGGCGGCCGACGAACTCGGGGATAAGCCCGTATTTCATCAGGTCTTCGGGCTGCATCTCGGCGAGCAACTCGGTCGCGTCAAGCTCCTTATTATTCTGGCTGACGTCGGCGCCGAACCCGAGGCGACGGTCACCAATACGCTGAGTGATGATCTCTTCGAGGCCGCTGAACGCGCCGCCGCAGATGAAGAGAATATTGGTGGTGTCGATCTGCAGGAAGTCCTGCTGGGGGTGCTTGCGCCCGCCCTTGGGCGGGATCGAGGCGACGGTGCCCTCGATGATCTTCAGCAGCGCCTGCTGCACGCCCTCGCCCGAGACGTCCTTGGTGATCGAGGGGTTCTCGCCCTTGCGCGCGATCTTGTCGATCTCGTCAATATAGATAATGCCGCGGCTGGCGCGCTCGACGTCGTGATCGGCTGCCTGCAGCAGGTTGACGATAATATTCTCGACATCCTCACCGACATACCCCGCCTCGGTGAGGCTGGTGGCGTCGGCGATGGTGAACGGCACGTCGAGCAGCCGGGCCAGGGTCTGGGCCAGCAGCGTCTTGCCGCAACCGGTGGGGCCGATCAGCAGAATATTCGACTTCTGCAATTCGACTTCGTCGGCGTCCACGCGGCTGCTGATGCGCTTATAATGGTTGTGCACCGCGACCGAGAGGATCTTCTTGGCCCGCTCCTGGTCGATCACATATTGATCGAGGGTGGCCTTGATATCCATGGGCTTGGGGACATCCCCATAGCTCACGCCACCGCCCTCGCGCTCGACCTCTTCGTCGATAATATGTCCGCACAGGCCAATGCACTCATCGCAGATATAGACCGTCGGTCCGGCGATGAGTTTTTGAACTTCGTGCTGGCTTTTGCCGCAGAACGAGCAGCACAAATTGGAGTGCGCGCCGTCATTTCTCGTCGTCATCTCGTGTGTCCTTTCGGGCGTGTCGCGCCGCTCAGTGAGCGGCTGCATCGACACGGGGTGATTCTTGAGGATGCCTTAGGCCGACGGGTCTTTGAGTCGCTGGGCGTCAATCACCCGGTCGATAATCCCGTATTCGGCGGCTTCATCGGCGGTCATAAAATAATCGCGCTCGGTATCTTTTGAGATGCGCTCGCTGGTCTGACCACTATGGCGCACCAATATGTCAGTTAACGTCTCACGCAGCTTTAAAATTTCGCGCGCCTGGATGTCGATGTCGGTCGCCTGCCCGCTCAGCCCGCCCATCAGCGGCTGGTGAATCAGCACGCGGGCGTTGGGCAGTGCCAGGCGTTTGCCCGGCGCGCCGGCGCTCAGGAGCACCGCGCCCATCGAGGCGGCCTGCCCCAGACAGATCGTGGAGACCTCCGGCTTGATATATTGCATCGTATCGTAAATCGCCAACCCCGCGGTCACGCTACCCCCGGGGGAGTTGATATAGAGCGAGATCTCTTTGTCCGGGTCCTCGCTCTCAAGATAGAGCAACTGCGCGATGATCGTATTGGCCACCATATCGTTGACCTGGGTGCCCAGAAAAACGATCCGATCTTTAAGCAGACGGCTATAAATATCCCAGCCGCGCTCACCACGGTGAGTCTGTTCGATAACGCGAGGTAAAAAAGCCATAATCTTTAGCCGCCAGTTTTCTAAAAAATATAAATGAATCGAGCGCCGCCAAATCATCGACGTTGCGACGCGCCTGCTTAAGACGAACCAGCCGTCGGCCCGTATTCTTCCCATAAACGATAATGCACCACGGACTCCACCATAAAAGGCGACGCGGTGCAAGAATTGACTGGAGTCGCATGGGAGCGCAGGCCAATTATTAGACAAAAAAATGGGGCGAGCGCGGCGCATAAAGAGCCGCGCTCGCCCCGGTCAAGCCTTATTCTTTGTCAGCCTTTTTCTTGGTCGTGGTCGCTTTGGACTTCGACTTCGCTTTAGCTTTCGGCTTGGTTTCTTTCTTCTCAGCTTTGGCCTTGGTCGTCTTGGACTTCGACTTCGCCTTGGCTTTCGGCTTCTCTTCGGCGTCCTTGTCGGCCTTTTTCTTGGTCGTCTTGGACTTCGACTTCGCCTTGGCTTTCGGCTTCTCTTCGGCGTCCTTGTCGGCCTTTTTCTTGGTCGTCTTGGACTTCGACTTCGCCTTGGCTTTCGGCTTGGCCTTGCTCTTGGCTTTTGCCTTCGGCTTCTCTTCAGCCTCTTCGCTCAGCGAGCCAGCCGGGACTTCCTCGATCTCACCCTTCTCCACCAGGAAGATGCGGGTCTTCTCGAGCATCGCCATATGCTGGATCTGCGCCATGCCGTTCTGGTCCTGCAGCAGCTGCTGGAGCAGTTGCTGCGGCTGCACGCGCTGGTGCATGGCCTGGTGCTCGATGGTCGCCATCAGGTCGGCTTCCTCAAGCTTAAGCTCCTCTTTCTCGAAGATCGCCGTGAGGAGGAAGTCGACGCAAATGCCCTTCTCCACGTCCGGACGGAACGCCTCGGGATCGGCATAGGTCTCAAGGTCGATGCCCAGCGACGCGGGGTTCATGCCCTGCTGAATCGCCTGCTGAAGCGCGCGAAGGCGCTGGTTGCGCTCGTTGTCCAGCTGCTCCTGGACGAACTTCGGCGGAAGCTCGATCTCGTTCTGCTCGATAAGCTTCTCGAGGACCTGCGACTGCAGCGAGTGCATGGCGTCGTGCTCGAGGCCTTTCTCGATCTCTTCGCTCAACTTCTCGCGCAGCTCGTCAAGCGTCTCGGCCTGACCGGTGTCTTTGGCGAAGTCGTCGTCGAGCTCGGGGAGCACCTTATGCTTCACCTCGGTGACGGTCACTTCAAGCGAGATCGCCTCGCCGACGAGCGACGCGATGCCGAAGTTCTCGTTCGGGGTGACTTCGATGACCTTGGTGGCGTCGAAGGCGAGCCCGGTGAGACCCTCTTCGAGACCGGGGATCGAGCCGCCTTTGCCGCCGATTTCAACCTGGCCGCCCTTGCCTTTGAAGTTGGCAAGCTCTTCGTTCTCTTCAGCGCCTTGCGCCTCGTAGTCGAAGGTGACCACGTCGCCTTCAGCGATCTTTTTGCGCCCCGAGATCGGCTCAAGCGTCGCGTAACGCTCACGCAGCTGCTCGAGTCGCTCGTCGACCTTCTCGCTGGTGACTTCGATCTTCTCTTTCTTAAGCTCGAGCCCGAGATAACCGACCGGGTCGACGTCCTGGCGGACCTCAAGGTCGACCGTGAACGTCACGTCGCCTTCGGCCACAGCCGCGGCGTCGCCGAATTCCGGGCGCCCAAGGTGCAACACAACCTGCTCGCTCTCCTCAACGATCTTGTTGAGATAATCGCGGACCAAGCCTTCGATCGTGTCGCGGTCGACTTCGGCGCCGTAGCGCTTCTTCACCTCACCGAAGGGCACAGCGCCCTTGCGGAAGCCACGAATCTTCGCGGTCTTGGCGATTTTGCGAAGCTCTTTGTTGACGCGCTTTTTACGCTCTTCAGCCGGCACGGTCACGGTGACCAGGCGGGTGAGATTTCCGGTTTCTTCCACCTCGTAAGGCATGGAAACTCCTCAAATGTGTAGGGTTGAGTTAGTGCAATTTTATGGCGAGCTTTGGAAGGCAATGCCTAAAAAAACGAGGGCGTAATCTTCGCGACATCCCTGATGAACACCGCGCACACGCCCGCTCGCCTGCATAATAATACTTAATTCAATACGCCGTAATTTAAGACGAGATTCTGACCTCAAATCACTACGGTGCGCGTTTTGTCATGTTCCCCCGCCAAGTGCAAGCACACTCACGACGATTTTGCGCGCTCCGACGCGCGCGCCAGGCGCCCGCAGCGGGTTATAGAAGCCATCTTTAACGATAAAAGCCCCGCACCCAGATGACGGATACGGAGCTCAAACAAGGCGTACTGACCAATCGTTTTTGATACTTCATGCGAGAAGGGGGACTCGAACCCCCACGGATATTATCCACTGGAACCTAAATCCAGCGCGTCTACCAATTCCGCCACCCTCGCAGTTTTATGTCCCAACCCTCCGACAAGAAAGCCGAGTCGAAATAAATCGAACTCGGCTACCTGACATAAACTTGAAACAAAGTGCGCCCGGTAGGATTCGAACCTACGACCATCGGATTCGAAGTCCGGTACTCTATCCAGCTGAGCTACGGGCGCTGGCTCTTTTTATCGTCTCAACCCTTGGTCCTCATCTTATGAGGTTGGGCGTGAGATTTTCAAAAAGAGGAAGTTCTAAAGGGTGGGTGACGGGGGTCGAACCCGCGACCTCAGGCACCACAAGCCTGCGCTCTAACCAACTGAGCTACACCCACCATAAGAACCAACCTGGCCGCTACTTGTGCAGGTCAAACCTGCTTCGCGACCGGGCCGGGAACATAATTCTATAAATCCGGAGTGTCAAGAGATATTCGCATTATTTTATCTTAAAGATGCAAAATTCTTTCGCCCCCGCCAACGCGCTCCTCTTTGCGGCCTGGCGGGCGCGGGGGGGGGTGCCGTCACCGCGCGGTGTATTCGGATCACGTCGCGCTCAACAACTGCCAGCGCCCGGCAAGCTTCTCGGCGCGCTCATGCAACTGACCGTCGCGCATCAACGTGACGCTCGGCGCGGCGGCGTCGGTGTCAATAAGCGCCCAGTCGATCGTCCCCTCGCACACCGAACCGGTGTTCACGAAGAGCCCGTGCTCCCCGGCGACCAGGCGAAGGTCGTGGGAGTGACCGCAGACCACGACGTCCCAACCCTCCTCGACCAGGAGCGCCTGCGCGCCCTCAAGCAGTCGGTCGCGCCCGCCCTTCTTATTCCTATTGAGCATGCGGTCGAAGACCAGCGGCGCCCGCCCGAGCGCGCTGGCCGCGCCCTGCAGGTCGGCGCGCTGGAGCCAGCCGGCCACAAAATTCGCGCTCGGCGCCAGCGCCGGCATCTTCTTTAGCGGCATATCCCATTGGTGCCCGTGGCGAATCAGCACGCGCAGCCCGTCGGCCAACACACAGCGCTCCTGGGGCACCGCGCGCCGACACAGCGCGGCGTCGTGGTTCCCCACCAACCACTCGAACGCCTCCATTCTCTCTAATAATTCAGGCTGCTCGCGATATAATTGCGCCAACTGCGCCCGCCACCCGCCCAGCATGCGCGGCCGGTCGAGGTCGAAGAGGTCGCCGGCGAGCACCACGCGGTCGGCGCTTGCCTGGATCGTCTCGAATAGGTGGAGCAACTCGGCGGGCGTCGCGGTGCAGCGATTCACGCCATCGGGTGCAAGATGCAGGTCGGAGACAACAGCAATTTTCATAAGCTCATCCTCGAATTTTGCGACAAACCGGCGCGAACCCGCGCACACTACCCCAGCGCGGCCCGAGCACAAACCCCGGGATCTCGCGCGCGGGCCTGCGCGCGCCGCCCCGCACCATTGCAACATGCGACGCCATCGAAAACCGCGGGCGCGCCCGCGCTCCCCGAGAAGACAAACGATTTCCTTGTCAACACCTACCGCTGCAAGTAAAGTAGAAATCGACTATCATCTCCTAAGCCCTTACCCGGCTGTCAGGTCCTCCTCGACATATAATCTGACGCTGTGACGCATCAAGGACGCGGTCATTATGAACTTAACCTGTCCCGCTTGTTCGACCCCGGTTTCGGTTGACTCATCTCGCGTACCGGCCGACGGCCTAACCGTACGCTGCCCGCAGTGCGCGCACTCCTTTTTATATATCCCGAAGAAGGCCGCGGCCCCGGCCGCGCCGCCGGCGTTCGGTGGCCCCGGTCGACTCGGCGCGCCGAGCAGCTTCGGCGTGCGTTATTTCATCAAGCGCCCCACGGGCAAGATCTTTGGGCCCTTCGACACGAGCGCGATCCGCGCCATGCTCGACGCGGGCAAGCTAAGCGTCGACGCCGAGGTCTCCCCAGACCAGACCGATTGGCAAGGCCTGGCCGACGTGGAGGCGTTCGCCGACCTGGCCCACACGATCGCCCAGCGCGACAACGCGCCGATTCCAAGCCAGGGATTTGGCCGCCCAACCCCCGGCGGGACCATGCTGGGCGCGTGGGCGGACGCCGATGAGAGCGAAGGGACCGACGAGGACGCGGCGCTACCGCGCCTCGCGCCGCCGCAGTTGCCGCGCCCGCAGACGAGCGGCAGCGGCCTCGACCTGCCCAAGCCGCAATCGCCTCGACTCCCCGGGCTGCCGGGGCTTCCGACGCCGAGCAGCGCGTCTTCTGACAAGGCCACACGCCCTCCGCAGTTGCCCAAGCGCCGGGAGCTTAACCTCCCGAGCCTTAAGGCAAACCTGCCAAAACCCAAAGGCATGCCCGGGCTGCCCGGTGTTGCGCCGAGTTTACCGGCGTCGGCCGGCGGGCTTCCGCAGAGCAAGGCGGCGGACAACCTCCCCGGCCCCCAGCAGAGCCTCCCCGGGCGGCGCACTCAAGACGATCTACCGGCGACCCGCGCGCACGAACTTCCGGTGCCCGCGGAGGCAGAGTTGCCCGATCTGCCGACCCAGGAGGTCACGTCCTGGACCCACAATAACGACCTCTTCGGCGACCCGAGCCCCAACGAGGACCTCTTCGCGGATTCACCCGCCGACGACGACCTCTTCGCGGATTCACCCGCCGACGACGACCTCTTCGCGGATTCACCCGCCGACGACGACCTCTTCGGCGACGCACCCGCCGACGACGACCTCTTCGGCGACGCACCCGCCGACGACGACCTCTTCGGCGACGCACCCGCCGATGACGACCTCTTCGGCGACGCCCCCGCCGACGACGACCTCTTCGGCGCGCGAGACAATAATAGTAGCCTCTTTGACGCCCCCAGCGACGTCCCCGCCCAACACCACGCGTCGGTTGAGTCCGACGCCGCCGGCTTCGATATGGGCGGCGCCCTCGACGCAAACGCCTTTGGCGACGGCGCCGACGACCTCTTCGACGCCCCCGGCCAAGAGGAGGACGACGATGACCTCTTCGCCGCCCCCGGGCTCGGCGCCGACGATGACCTCTTTGAGCCGAGCGGACTCGACCTGGATGACTCGTCGAATCTGCTCGAGAATAACGACGACTTCCTGTCGGACGATGATAATTTCACGTTCCTCGACGAGCCGTCGCAGCCGCAACAAGACGACCTGGCGGGCATGTCGGGCGAATGGGGCGACGACTTGATGAGCGACGCGCCGGTCATGGACGCCTTTGACTCCGGGCGCCACGACGACGCGAGCGATTGGCAGCAGGACGAGTGGAGCGGCGGCCAAAGCACGTCGGCGCCCGCCGCCGCGCCGCGCTTCGCCGCCGAGGCGCCCATCCCCGAGAGCTCGGAACCGCGCCAGCCCGCGTCCCGCGGCGTCGCGGCGCAGGTCACGCGCGATGAGGCGGTCGACGCCGATAAGAAGCGCGGCACCATGACCATGGTCGGCCTCTCCCTCTTGGGCGTGATGCTCGTAGGCGGCATTGGCTACGGCGTTTACAATAGCTTTGCGAACTCCGAGCCGGCACAGGTCGAACAACCCGTCGCCCAGAAAGCGGCGCCTGCGCGCGTCGATCTCGCCGCGGTTCAAAGCGACACCTACGGCGAACTTCGCGCCCTCATCGACACCGCCCGCAAGGGAAAGCTCGGCGCCGAGGACCAGGCGAAGCTGTTGCTCGCCGAGTCGCTGCTGCTGAGCCGCTATGATGACGCCGATATCCAACAGCACGCGGAGTCCCTGGCCAAACCGCTTGCGGACGCCGCCGGCGGATGGGAGGCGCTGGCGCGCGGGGCGTTCGAGGCCCAGAATGGCAACGCCGACGCGGCCCGCGCCTACCTTGAGCAATTGGTCGACGAAGACGACGAGATCGCCTATTTCGCCCATCTTTTGATGGGCATGGGCGATGCGCTCGCCGTCGAGAAGCAGCTCGCTCCCGCCGACGCAAGCGCCGCCGCGCCGCGCGCGGTCCAGGACACGGCAGAAGCAGCGAAGGAAGCTGAGCCGACCGAGGTCGCCAGATCCAACGAAGAAGCCGCCAACGAAGAAGCCGCCAACGAAGAAGCCGCCAGCGGAGAAGATGCGCCCGAGACGGCCGAAGCCCCCGAGGCAGTCGCCAAGCGCGATGAGGCCAATGCCCCGTTGAACGACGCCGCCAAGCGCATCGCCGCGCGCGGCGACAGCGCCCTGGCTGCCGCCCAGAAACTTCGCCCCGACGCGCCCGCTCCACAGTTTTGGCGCGCTCAGATGATGGCACATACCGGCGATATCGACGGCGCCATTAAGACCTGGAAGGCGGCCCTAAAATCCTCCGAGAGCCACGTCGCCTCGAGCCTTAAACTCGGCGAAGTCTTTTATGAGCGCGGCGACCTCAATAACGCGTCGACCGAGCTCAGCGGCGTCACCGACAAATTCCAGGCCCTCGCCGCCCCCGGCGAGCGCGCCAGCGCCCTGCACCTGCAAGGTATGATTCACGTGGCCCGCCAGGAGAGTGACGAGGCCATCAAAGCGCTGACCACTGCGCTGAGCATCGACGTGAGCCGAAGCGACACGATCCAGGCCCTCGCCGAACAATATATGTCGGCCGAGAAATACCAGGAGGCGCTCAACTTCTTCACCACCAATAAGAACCTGGGCGCCGAGAACCCGGACGTGATGCTCGGCATCGTGCGCGCCTATATGGGCCTGGAGAAGTGGAATGACGCGACCGAGCAATTGCAGCGCGGCGCCAAGCTCTTCCCCGAAGACGCCCGCTTCCCGCTCTATCTGGGTCGACTGCACCGCGACCGCCTCGCCTATTTCGACGCCCAGAAGGCGCTGACTCAGGCCCTGAAGATCGACGCGAGCCTCTTGTCGGCCCACGCCGCGCTGGCCCAGTTGATCTGGATCACCGACAAGGATCTGGAGGCCGCCCAGAAGCATATCAAGGCGGTGGAGGCCGAGCCGGAGCGCATCGACGCCGCGGTGGGCACCGAGGTGGCCAAATTCTACGAGATGAGCAAGCAGCGCGACCTCGCCGAGCAGCGCTACGCAGCCACGCTTAAGCGCCACCCCAACTATTGGCCGGCGCGCCTGGCGCTGGCGCGCATGTACCTGGACACCCAGGAAAACGAGAAGGCGCTCGAGCTCCTGGAGCGCGCCAAAGCCGAGGGCGTCAAAGACCTGCGCCTGTCGGCTTATCTGGCCGACGCCTACCGCCAATCGCGCCACTTCGCCAAGGCGGTCGACCAGATCAACGCGGTGGTCGCCGAGCACGCCGACAACCCGCATTATATCTTCATCCGCGGCCGGATCTATTTCGACCAGGGCAACTTCGACAACGCCCGCGAAGACTTCATCAAGGCTTACGAGCTCGACACGCGCTTCCACGACGCCTATTTTTACCTGGGCCGCACCGACTTCGCCCAGCAAGACTACGCCCAGGCGATGAAGGTCTTCCGCCACGTCCTGGACTATAAGCCCGAGAACGGCGAGTACCGCTACTGGATGGGACGCTCCTACGAGGCTGAAAAGCGCCTCACCTCGGCCCTCGACGAGTACCGCAAGGTGACCGTCGTGGACCCCGCGTTCGGCCAGAAGAACCCCGAAATATTCGTGCGCCGCGGAGAGTTACTCTCCAAGCTTGGCTACTCGAAGAAGGGCAAGGAGGACATCGCCACCGCGCTGCGCATCAACCCGAAGATGACCCAAGCCCTGGTGGCCATGGGGAACTCGGACTTCCGCGACAAGCTCTATGAAGACGCGATCGTCAACTTCCAGCGCGCGCTGGAATTAGACGCCGAGCAGGCCGAGGTGCAGTACAAGCTCGGCATGGCGCTGATGTACACCAACCGCGAGGTTAAGGGCGCCGAGCACCTCCAGCTGGCGGTGCGCTACGGCTACGAAGACCCCGAGGTCTTCCAGACCCTGGGCTACCTATATAAGCGAATGAACCGGCGCAACGCCGCGATCGACTCGTTCAAGAAGTACCTGACCCTGGTCGCGGACAAGCAATCGGTGACGGCGAAAGCCAAGCGCGAAATTATTCAGCAGATCGACGAACTCGGCGGTCGCCTTTAAGTAGTTTTACGCACCTATGAAGAATGTATTTCTCATCACCGATGACGCCGCGCTGCGCCGCAGCGTCGAGCAATGTGCCCAGGCGCATCGCCTCGACGTCCAGGCGACCGCCCAATGGGCGGATGCGCGCGACATCCTTATTAAGACGCATTTTGACGCGGTTTTCATCGACTATGAGGTCATGAAACTCGAGGGTCTCGATGCGTTTATTTTGCTGGATAATGTGCTCCAGAAAGAGAGCACCATCGCGTCGTTGATTCTGCGCAAACCCTCCGCGCGTGCCAGCCAATTCATCGACTCGCTGGCCTCCTTTGGCCCGGCGATCGAACTCGACGGCAAACCGCCGACCCCCGAGACGCTGCAAGCCCCCTTCGACGCGTGCGTGCGCAGCGCGACCAAAGCCGCGCCCCAGCAGGACGTCAACCAAAGCAGCCACGGCCCGCTGCTGGTTGAAGTTCACCTGACCACCGCCCGCGAAGGCACCTTCGCCGACGTCAGCCTGGCGCGCGCGCTCTATACCCTGGCGTTCACCGCGGCGTCGGGCACTCTC encodes:
- a CDS encoding tetratricopeptide repeat protein translates to MNLTCPACSTPVSVDSSRVPADGLTVRCPQCAHSFLYIPKKAAAPAAPPAFGGPGRLGAPSSFGVRYFIKRPTGKIFGPFDTSAIRAMLDAGKLSVDAEVSPDQTDWQGLADVEAFADLAHTIAQRDNAPIPSQGFGRPTPGGTMLGAWADADESEGTDEDAALPRLAPPQLPRPQTSGSGLDLPKPQSPRLPGLPGLPTPSSASSDKATRPPQLPKRRELNLPSLKANLPKPKGMPGLPGVAPSLPASAGGLPQSKAADNLPGPQQSLPGRRTQDDLPATRAHELPVPAEAELPDLPTQEVTSWTHNNDLFGDPSPNEDLFADSPADDDLFADSPADDDLFADSPADDDLFGDAPADDDLFGDAPADDDLFGDAPADDDLFGDAPADDDLFGARDNNSSLFDAPSDVPAQHHASVESDAAGFDMGGALDANAFGDGADDLFDAPGQEEDDDDLFAAPGLGADDDLFEPSGLDLDDSSNLLENNDDFLSDDDNFTFLDEPSQPQQDDLAGMSGEWGDDLMSDAPVMDAFDSGRHDDASDWQQDEWSGGQSTSAPAAAPRFAAEAPIPESSEPRQPASRGVAAQVTRDEAVDADKKRGTMTMVGLSLLGVMLVGGIGYGVYNSFANSEPAQVEQPVAQKAAPARVDLAAVQSDTYGELRALIDTARKGKLGAEDQAKLLLAESLLLSRYDDADIQQHAESLAKPLADAAGGWEALARGAFEAQNGNADAARAYLEQLVDEDDEIAYFAHLLMGMGDALAVEKQLAPADASAAAPRAVQDTAEAAKEAEPTEVARSNEEAANEEAANEEAASGEDAPETAEAPEAVAKRDEANAPLNDAAKRIAARGDSALAAAQKLRPDAPAPQFWRAQMMAHTGDIDGAIKTWKAALKSSESHVASSLKLGEVFYERGDLNNASTELSGVTDKFQALAAPGERASALHLQGMIHVARQESDEAIKALTTALSIDVSRSDTIQALAEQYMSAEKYQEALNFFTTNKNLGAENPDVMLGIVRAYMGLEKWNDATEQLQRGAKLFPEDARFPLYLGRLHRDRLAYFDAQKALTQALKIDASLLSAHAALAQLIWITDKDLEAAQKHIKAVEAEPERIDAAVGTEVAKFYEMSKQRDLAEQRYAATLKRHPNYWPARLALARMYLDTQENEKALELLERAKAEGVKDLRLSAYLADAYRQSRHFAKAVDQINAVVAEHADNPHYIFIRGRIYFDQGNFDNAREDFIKAYELDTRFHDAYFYLGRTDFAQQDYAQAMKVFRHVLDYKPENGEYRYWMGRSYEAEKRLTSALDEYRKVTVVDPAFGQKNPEIFVRRGELLSKLGYSKKGKEDIATALRINPKMTQALVAMGNSDFRDKLYEDAIVNFQRALELDAEQAEVQYKLGMALMYTNREVKGAEHLQLAVRYGYEDPEVFQTLGYLYKRMNRRNAAIDSFKKYLTLVADKQSVTAKAKREIIQQIDELGGRL